In the genome of Streptomyces sp. NBC_00259, the window GTGCCCTGCCCGTACGCGGGCGTGGTCACCGCGCGCTTCGGTGAGGAGGGCACGGAGCTGCCCGTCGGGGCGCCTCTGATCACCGTCGCCGTGGGTGCGGCGGAGCCGGGCCCCGGTGGCTCCGGGGCCTCCGAGGGCTCTGCGGCCGCCACGGAGGAGTCCTCCGGCAATGTGCTCGTCGGGTACGGCACGGGCGCACCGGCAGCGCGCCGCCGCCGGATCCGGCCGTCGGCGCTCTCGGGCGGCAGGCCCGCGGACGCGGCTGCGGGCTCCGCGCCCGGCCCGAGCCTCACGGCCGGTCCGGACCCGGCGCCCGGCATGGCACCGGAAGCCGGCTCCTTCGCGGGCCATGAGCCCGTCTGGGACAGCGCCGTGGAGAGCCCGGCACCCGACGCCCCGCGCGGCGTCGCTGCTCCGGGCATCGTCGCCCCGGCCGGGCCCGCGCCCACGCACGAAGGACCTGTGGCGGTCATTTCGCCGCTGGTGCGGCGGCTGGCCAGGGAGCACGGGGTCGATCTGCGCGAGCTGAAGGGGTCGGGGCCCGACGGGCTGATCCTGCGCGCGGACGTCGAGCACGCGGTACGGGGCCTCACGGCCGCGGCCGGGCCGCAGCGGTTGGCTCCCCAGCCGGAGACCTCCGCCGTATCCCTGTCCGCATCCGCATCCGCATCTGTGTCCGCATCCGCGCATGCCGCGGTCGCCGGTGAGCGGGTCCCGCTGCGCGGGGTGCGCGGGGCGGTCGCGGAGAAGCTGTCGCGCAGTCGCCGCGAGATCCCGGACGCGACGTGCTGGGTCGACGCGGACGCGACCGAACTCATGGCCGCGCGCAGGGCCATGAACGCGTCGGGCGGGCCGAAGATCTCGCTCCTCGCGCTGCTCGCCCGCATCTGCACGGCAGCGCTCGCCCGCTATCCCGAGCTCAACTCCACGGTCGACCTGGACGCCAGGGAGATCGTGCGGCTGCCCGAGGTGCATCTCGGCTTCGCGGCCCAGACCGACCGCGGCCTGGTCGTGCCCGTCGTGCGGGCCGCCCACGGCCGTACGGCCGAGTCGCTCACCGAGGAGTTCCAGCGGCTGACCGACAAGGCGAGGCAGGGCAGCCTGACCCCGGCGGACCTCACCGGCGGCACGTTCACGCTGAACAACTACGGCGTGTTCGGCGTCGACGGGTCCACGCCGATCATCAACCACCCGGAGGCGGCCATGCTCGGTGTCGGCCGCATCGTGCCCAAGCCATGGGTGCATCAGGGCGAACTCGCGGTCCGGCAGGTCGTACAGCTCTCGCTGACCTTCGACCACCGGGTGTGCGACGGCGGCACGGCCGGCGGCTTCCTCCGGTATGTGGCGGACTGCGTCGAGCAGCCCGCGGTACTGCTGCGCACGCTGTAGTCGTCGCGGCGGCCGCAGGGCCGCCGCACCGGTTCCGTATCGGCGGTCACGGACCATACTTCTGGGGTGACTGCCGATGCGGAATACGACGCGATCGTGCTCGCCGGAGGCGCCGCCAAGCGTCTCGGCGGGGTGGACAAGCCGGGAGTGAGCGTCGGCGGCCGGGCGCTGCTCGACCGGGTGCTGACAGCGAGCCGGGGAGCAGACCGCACCATCGTGGTCGGCGGGCGACGGGCGACCGCTCGCCAGGTGCTCTGGGCGCGCGAGAGCCCGCCCGGCGGTGGGCCGCTCGCCGCGCTCGACGCCGGGCTGCGCATGGCGGAGGCCGGGACGGTGCTCGTGCTCTCCGCCGACCTTCCGTTTCTCGACGCCGCGACCGTGCGGCGGCTCCTGGACACCCTGAGGGCGGGCGGGCGGGAAGGCGCGCTGCTCATCGACGCTGACGGACGCGACCAGCCGCTCGTCGCCTCCTACCGCGCCGAGCCGCTCCGCCGCGAGCTGGCCCTGATCGCCGCCGAGCACGGCAGTCTCACCGGGCTGCCGCTACGGCTGCTGACGGGGGAGCTCGACCTCGACCGGGTGTCCGCGGATCCCTTCACCGCGTACGACTGCGACACCTGGGAGGACATCGCCACGGCCCGGGCCCGTATCAGGGAGCATGGGAGCGTGCTGGATGAATGGATCACCGCAGTCAAGGACGAACTCGGCATCGAGCTGGATGTCGACACCGGCGCCGTGCTCGACCTGGCCCGGGACGCCGCCCATGGGGTAGCCCGGCCCGCGGCGCCGCTCACGACCTTCCTGGTCGGGTACGCGGCGGCCAAGGCGGGTGGGGACAGCGCGAAGGCCGTTGCCGAGGCCGCCCGTAAGGCCGCCGCGCTCGCCGAGCGGTGGGCCGCGGAAGCCGACGGAGCAGGAGCCGACACCGGCCGCAACGACGGGGCCGGCGGCTGATGACGGCGCAGGACCACGAACTCGGCGCTCCGGGCACCGCCGGGCAGGGCGGCGCCGAGGAGCAAGGGACGGGTTCCGTGCCCCACGGGCGACCCGGCGCCGCGGACGGCACCTCCTCGGCCGCCCCCTCGCCTTCCACCTCCTCGCCTTCCACCTCCTCGCCTTCCGGCCCCTCGCCTTCCGCCGACGACGGCGTCGAGGACGCTCTCGCGCTGGTGGGGCGGCAGCCGGCGCGGCCGGCCGACGGCCAGGACTCCCGGGCCCCCGGGCAGGACCGTCCGTCCGCGGCCCGGCACCGTGCCACGCCCTGGGAGAAGGCCCGCTCGATCGCCTCGCGCGCCGGCAGCGCCACCGCGCTCCGCACCCACCGCGAACCGCTCGATGCCTCGCTCGGCCGTGTGCTCGCCACCCCGCTGACCGCGTTCACGGATCTGCCGTCCTTCGACACCTCCGCCATGGACGGCTGGGCCGTCGCCGGCCCGGGCCCCTGGACCGTGGCGCCCGGCGACAGCGGCATCCTCGCCGGGCACGGTGAGCCTGAGCCGCTCGCCGACGGCACGGCGGTGCGCATCGCCACCGGCGCCCGTGTCCCGCCGGGCGCCACCGCGGTGATCCGCAGCGAGCACTCCCGCACGGACGGCAGCGGTCATCTCCATGCCCAGCGCCAGGTGAGCCACGGACAGGACATCCGGCCGCGCGGCCAGGAATGCCGCTCCGGCGACCAACTCCTGCCCGCCGGAGCGCTGGTGACCCCCGCCGTGCTCGGTCTCGCCGCGGCCGCCGGATACGACGAGCTGCACACCGTCGTCCGGCCGCGTGTCGAAGTGCTTGTGCTGGGCGATGAGTTGCTCACCGAAGGGCTGCCCCACGACGGGCTGATCCGCGATGCTCTCGGGCCGATGATCGGCCCTTGGCTGCGGGCCCTGGGCGCCGATGTCATCGCCACCCACCGGGTCGGTGACGACGCCGAGGCGCTGCAGCGGGCCGTCACCGCCTCCGACGCCGATCTCGTCGTCACCACGGGCGGCACGGCCGCGGGTCCCGTCGACCATGTCCATCCGATGCTGAGCAAAGCGGGTGCCGAGCTGCTGGTCGACGGGGTCGCCGTGCGACCGGGACATCCGATGCTGCTGGCCAGGCTCGCGCCCGGTCGGCATCTGGTGGGGCTCCCCGGCAACCCGCTCGCCGCGGTCTCCGGGCTGCTCACGCTCGCGGAGCCGTTGTTGCGTCAGAGGTCGGGGCAGGCAACCCCGGCCCCGTATCGCGCGTCTCTAAGGGACGAGGTCCACGGCCACCCGTATGACACTCGACTGGTGCCGGTGGTGCACCGCGGCGACAGCGTCGTACCGCTGCACTACCACGGCCCGGCCATGCTGCGGGGCGTCGCCGCTGCGGACGGTCTCGCCGTCGTGCCGCCCGGCGGGTCGGGTGCGGGCGAGGTGCTGGAGGTCCTCGATCTGCCCTGGCTGCCGACCTCCGAAGGGTGTTTCACGTGAAACTTCCCGGCCATGACGCAATGGCCCGGGAGGCCGATGAACAGTTGGCCGTCTCGCGAGTGAAGTTGCCCAAACGGGTCGTCGAGCGGCCGCTGCTGCAGGTGGGCAAGCGGCTGCTGTTGGCGCTGGTGGTGCTGTTGCTCACGGTCTTCATCGTGTGGCTGGACCGCGGCGGGTATCACGACAACGCGGACGGGAAAGTCGACTTCCTCGACTCCTTCTACTACGCCACCGTCACCCTCTCCACCACGGGGTACGGCGACATCGTTCCGCACAGCGACAGCGCGCGGCTGGTCAATGTGCTGCTGGTGACGCCGCTGCGTGTGCTCTTCCTGATCATCCTGGTCGGCACCACTCTCGAGGTCCTCACCGAGCGGACCCGGGACGAGTGGCGGCTGAACCGCTGGAGGTCCACCTTGCGTGACCACACCGTCGTCATCGGCTTCGGCACGAAGGGACGTTCCGCACTTCTGACCCTGTGCGCGACGGGTCTGAAGAAGGAACAGGTCGTCATCGTCGATCCGAGTTCCAAGGTCATCGAGGCGGCGACCGCGGACGGATTCGCGGGGGTCATCGGCGATGCGACGCGCAGTGATGTGCTGATCCGTGCCGAGCTGCAACGAGCGCGCCAGATCATCATCGCCACACAGCGCGACGACACCGCGGTCCTCGTCGCCCTCACCGCACGGCAGCTCAACCGGGGGGCGAAGATCGTCGCCGCGGTCCGGGAGGAGGAGAACGCGCCACTGCTGCGCCA includes:
- a CDS encoding molybdopterin molybdotransferase MoeA — protein: MTAQDHELGAPGTAGQGGAEEQGTGSVPHGRPGAADGTSSAAPSPSTSSPSTSSPSGPSPSADDGVEDALALVGRQPARPADGQDSRAPGQDRPSAARHRATPWEKARSIASRAGSATALRTHREPLDASLGRVLATPLTAFTDLPSFDTSAMDGWAVAGPGPWTVAPGDSGILAGHGEPEPLADGTAVRIATGARVPPGATAVIRSEHSRTDGSGHLHAQRQVSHGQDIRPRGQECRSGDQLLPAGALVTPAVLGLAAAAGYDELHTVVRPRVEVLVLGDELLTEGLPHDGLIRDALGPMIGPWLRALGADVIATHRVGDDAEALQRAVTASDADLVVTTGGTAAGPVDHVHPMLSKAGAELLVDGVAVRPGHPMLLARLAPGRHLVGLPGNPLAAVSGLLTLAEPLLRQRSGQATPAPYRASLRDEVHGHPYDTRLVPVVHRGDSVVPLHYHGPAMLRGVAAADGLAVVPPGGSGAGEVLEVLDLPWLPTSEGCFT
- a CDS encoding potassium channel family protein, which produces MKLPGHDAMAREADEQLAVSRVKLPKRVVERPLLQVGKRLLLALVVLLLTVFIVWLDRGGYHDNADGKVDFLDSFYYATVTLSTTGYGDIVPHSDSARLVNVLLVTPLRVLFLIILVGTTLEVLTERTRDEWRLNRWRSTLRDHTVVIGFGTKGRSALLTLCATGLKKEQVVIVDPSSKVIEAATADGFAGVIGDATRSDVLIRAELQRARQIIIATQRDDTAVLVALTARQLNRGAKIVAAVREEENAPLLRQSGADAVITSASAAGRLLGLSVLSPYAGTVMEDLIQQGSGLDIVERPVIKSEVGKNVRDTDDLVVSVLRGHRLLGYDDPKASPLQLTDRLITIVRASNTPSSGGVDQR
- a CDS encoding NTP transferase domain-containing protein; its protein translation is MTADAEYDAIVLAGGAAKRLGGVDKPGVSVGGRALLDRVLTASRGADRTIVVGGRRATARQVLWARESPPGGGPLAALDAGLRMAEAGTVLVLSADLPFLDAATVRRLLDTLRAGGREGALLIDADGRDQPLVASYRAEPLRRELALIAAEHGSLTGLPLRLLTGELDLDRVSADPFTAYDCDTWEDIATARARIREHGSVLDEWITAVKDELGIELDVDTGAVLDLARDAAHGVARPAAPLTTFLVGYAAAKAGGDSAKAVAEAARKAAALAERWAAEADGAGADTGRNDGAGG
- a CDS encoding dihydrolipoamide acetyltransferase family protein; translated protein: MAQVLEFRLPDLGEGLTEAEIVRWLVAEGDVVAVDQPVVEVETAKAMVEVPCPYAGVVTARFGEEGTELPVGAPLITVAVGAAEPGPGGSGASEGSAAATEESSGNVLVGYGTGAPAARRRRIRPSALSGGRPADAAAGSAPGPSLTAGPDPAPGMAPEAGSFAGHEPVWDSAVESPAPDAPRGVAAPGIVAPAGPAPTHEGPVAVISPLVRRLAREHGVDLRELKGSGPDGLILRADVEHAVRGLTAAAGPQRLAPQPETSAVSLSASASASVSASAHAAVAGERVPLRGVRGAVAEKLSRSRREIPDATCWVDADATELMAARRAMNASGGPKISLLALLARICTAALARYPELNSTVDLDAREIVRLPEVHLGFAAQTDRGLVVPVVRAAHGRTAESLTEEFQRLTDKARQGSLTPADLTGGTFTLNNYGVFGVDGSTPIINHPEAAMLGVGRIVPKPWVHQGELAVRQVVQLSLTFDHRVCDGGTAGGFLRYVADCVEQPAVLLRTL